The following is a genomic window from Caldicellulosiruptor danielii.
AACTCTACACAAAGATTCTTCAAATCTTCATGTCCTCTTCCTTTCAAAACCTCTATTGCTTCAATAACCTCAAGAGCATTCCCAACCATAAGACCAAGTGGCTGGTTCATATCTGTAACATACGCCACAGTTTCTCTTCCAGCTAAAGTTCCAATCTCAACCATTGTATTTGCAAGCTCTTTTGCCTTTTCATACTCTTTCATGAAAGCACCCCTGCCAAATTTGACATCAAGTATTATCTTGTCGCTACCAGCTGCAATCTTTTTGCTCATGATGGAAGATGCTATAAGGGGTATAGATTCAACTGTACATGTGACATCTCTTAAAGCATATATTTTTTTGTCTGCAGGAACAAGGCTTTCTGACTGTCCAACAATTGCCGCACCAACTTTATTTACAGCTTCTATAAACTCATCTTCTGAAAGCTCTGTTTTAAAACCTGGAATTGACTCTAACTTGTCAATTGTCCCACCTGTGTGAGAAAGTCCACGTCCTGACATCTTTGCAACCTTTACACCGCAAGATGCTGCCAGTGGTATTAATACCAAGGTTGTTGTGTCAGCAATTCCACCACTTGAGTGTTTGTCAACCTTGATACCTTCTATACTGGTCAGGTCAACCATCTTGCCTGACTTTGCCATGAGCATGGTAAAGTTTACAAGCTCTTCTTTTGACATTCCTCTAAAATATACAGCCATCAAGAAAGCAGACATCTGATAGTCTGGAATTTCGCCTTTTACATACCCATTCACAATAAATTCAAGTTCTTCTTTGCTCAAGAACTCACCATCACGTTTTTTCTTAATAATTTCTGTTACCAGCATGCTTTTCACCCACTTAGTTTACTTTGTTAGTAATTTTAGAATCTGCTCAACAAATAAAGCTCCCAAAAATATCCCAAATATCCCCATTATTCCTGCAAGAGCATTAGGCGCAGGAATTGGAAGCTTTAGAAGCCTAAATACAGCACCGACAATAAATCCTGTGATAAGAGAAAGAACTACTACTTTCACTTGAGAATAACGTACCTCCCGACTTAATTTTTTTCATTTTTCTTTCAAGTCAAATCCGTATGGCAAAAGCTCTTTGCTATTAGTTTCTATTACTTTTGTCATATCAAAATTTGAAAGATAAATGGTGCTATCTTTTGCAAGTTCAAATATTACCTGTCTGCACGCACCACACGGCGATATAGGTTTATTCTCAGGACCGATGATATAAAGAGCTTTTATTTTGCTCTCACCTTCTGATATAGCTTTAAATAGTGCAACCCTTTCTGCACACATGGAAAGTGGATATGAAGCATTTTCTATGTTGCACCCTGTATACACTTTGCCACTGATTCCAACAACTGCCGCACCCACCCTGAAATGTGAATATGGTGCGTATGCCTTCTTTTGAGCTTCTTTGGCTAAGGTCAAAAAATATATAATTGTATCATCAACTCTGTCCAAATATTTCATTTTTATACCCTCTTTCTTACGATATAGAATCTGAATTTCTTGGGTGAGAAATAGTTTGAAGAATACAGTATTGGAATATCATTTTGGTCAAAATGAACCTGGTCAAGTAAAAGAACAACATCATTCTTTTCAAGCTCAAGCTTTTTATACACATTATTTTTCTCAGCAAGCATAGGGATGATATCAGAGATTGCATATGCAATATATATCCCCAGTTTATCATTTAAATAGTCAAATAACGATTCTCCTACAAACTTAAACTCAGACGAAAATAACTTTGCAGGAAGTCTATCAACACAATAAACAACAGGAATACTCTCCGCAAGTCGTACTCTTTCTATTTTGATAATCTCTTCAGCTGGCGAGATTCTGAGCATATGAGCCTCTTTTGCGTTGGGATAGGTTTTAGTTACAACAACATCTCTCGTGTGTGGCTTGTACCCCTGTTTTTCCATTAGCTTTGTTATGCTCTGAAGCTCTTCCATTCCAGATTGCAAAATTGGCCGTGATGACACAAAAGTCCCAACACCATGTTTTTTTACAACATAGCCCTCTTCTTCTAAAATTCTTAAAGCTTCTCTGAGCGTTGCTCTGCTCACACCAAAAAACTTTAGCTAGTTCCATTTCAGAAGGAAGCTTGTCGCCTTCTTTAAATTTTTCTTCAATGAGTTGCTTTAACCTCTTTAACACAAGCTCATACCTTTGGGGATATCCTACTGATTCAAAACTTTCCATTACTCGCACCCGCCCTTTTTTCTATTTTTTGGGCCTGTAAGGAATACCATCAGCAGCAGGTGCAACACTCTTACCACCTATTCCAATCAATGCTAAGATTGTAACTACATAAGGTAACATCATGATAATGTTTTTTGAAATTGAAGACTCTTGCAATGTATAGCTCAATGCTGTTGCAAAACCAAACAAAAGTGATGTCAAAAATGATCCTACAGGTGTCCATTTACCAAAAATCATAGCAGCCAAAGCTATATAACCTCTTCCTGACGACATCTCAGGTGAAAAACTGTTCAAAACACCAATTGAAAGATATGCCCCACCAAGTGCTGAAAATGCTCCACCAAGAATTACACCAAGATACTTCATCTTTACAACATCTATACCAGCTGTTTCAGCAGCTTCTGGATTTTCACCAACAGCTCTTAGTCTCAGCCCAACAGTTGTCTTGAACAAAAACCACTGGCTGAGTACTACCAAAACAAACATTATATAAACCATCACATTTTGGCCGCTCAAAATCTGGCCAATTATTGGTATCTTATCTATAATAGGTATCTTAACATCAGGAAGTTTTGGTGTGTCAAAAGGTGTCCCTTCAGGACCATATATTGCATTGAAAAGATAAGCAGTGATACCTGATGCAAATATGTTAAAAGCCATCCCAAGAACTATCTGGTTTGCATACATCTTTGCAGCCGCCCATGCAAATACATATGCAACCAAAATACCAGAGATTACACCTGCTAAAAGCCCAAGCCATGCGTTGTGAAAGTATGCTGAAAATGCAACAGAAACAAATGCAGAAATTAGCATTATCCCTTCCATAGAAATATTAACAACACCGGCTCGTTCTGAAAAAGTTCCGCCAATTGCCGGAAGTGCAAGCGGGACTGCCATTGCAATGGTTGACGCCCACAAATATGGATTTGTAAAAATACTGAGTAAATTCATTTTACTCTTGACCTCCTACCGGTTCCAACTTTGATTTTCTGGTTTTAATCTTTTCCATAATAACCCTATAAAGTTCTTCAATTGCAATAAAGAAGATTATTAGCCCTACAACAACATCAGCAAGCTGGCCGGAGATATTTGTTTGCATCTGCATCTCCTGCGCGCCTGTTGAAAGTCCTGCCAAGAAAAGTGCTGCTACTACAACACCAATTGGATTGTTATTTGCAAGAAGCGCGACAACTATAGCAGTATAACCATATCCCGATGTAAAGCTATCGTATAGCCTGTACTGCACACCCATTATCTGAACAGCACCAGCAAGACCTGCAAATGCACCTGAAAGTCCCATAGCTAAAACAAGTTTTCTTGCAACATTTATACCTGCATACCTTGCAGCTTTCATATTAAAACCTACTGCTCTAAGTTCATAACCTATTGTGGTTTTGTACATGAGAATATAAACCACCACAACTGCTAAAATTGCAATAAAAAGTCCACTTGACAGTTGTGTATTTGGCACTAAAATACTCAGCTTCGCACTGTCTTGAATCATCGGCGATTGAGGTATTGTCCCTTTGTCCATCATCGGCCCGCCTTCTAATAAATAGTGGCTAAAATAGATAGCTATGTAGCTCATCATCATAGTTGTGATAACCTCATGAGCACCAGTGTAAACCTTTGCCAACCCTGGAACAAGTCCACCCCACAGTGCACCTGCTATCATAGAACATATAATTATCAACGGAATGTGTAAATACCATGGAAGACCCTTTATCTGATACCCAAGATAAGTTGCAACAATTGCACCTATCCAAAACTGTCCTTCAGCACCAATATTAAAAAGACCAGACGAAAATGCTATCGCAACCCCAAGGCCTGTTATTATCAGTGGTATTGCATTTGTCAATGTTGTTGCAAAGTTCATTAGATTTCCGTATGCTCCGCTAAAAAGTGCCATGTACGCATAAATAGGATTTTGTTTTGCTGTGATTAATATCACAATCCCGCCTACAATCATTGATATAAAAATAGCAATAAGTGGCATTAAAATACTCTGTAAAGCTTTTTTTACCATCACCATTTAGGCCTCCTTCTTTTTCTTGCCTATCATCAAAAGTCCTATTTCTTCCTTTGTTGCAGTTTTGCTATCCAATATATCCATAATTCTTCCAGAGTACATCACAGCAATCCTGTCAGACAGGTTCAAAATCTCATCAAGTTCCAACGAAACAAGCAGTACTGCCTTACCACTGTCTCTAAGCTCAATGAGCTTTCTATGAATGTACTCAATTGCACCTACATCCATACCTCTTGTTGGCTGAACAGCAATTAAAAGGTCTGGACTGCTTGAAAACTCTCTTGCCAAAATTACTTTTTGCTGATTGCCACCTGAGAGATTCTTTGCAAATAGTCTAAAATCTGGTGGACGCACATCAAATTCGTGTATAAGTTTATTGGCCTCAAAAGTTATCGCCTTATAATTTAAAAAACCCCTATTAGAATATGGCTTTTTATAGTACCTTTTGAGCACAATGTTTTCTGCAATTGTAAAGTTTAAAACAAGACCATCAAGCTGCCTGTCTGCAGGAATATAAGCAATCCCTTTTTCGTAACGCTTGCGTGTAGGAAGATTTTGAATCTCTTGTCCATTAAAAATTATTTTTCCTGTTGATTGTACAAGCCCTACAATAGCTTCTACAAGTTCATTTTGCCCGTTTCCATCAACACCTGCTATACCAAAAATCTCTCCTCTTCTTACTTCAAAACTTACATCTTTGACCTTTTCAACACCGTTTTTCAATTTAACTGAAAGGTTTTCAATCTTTAGTACAGTCTCGCCTAACCGTGGCTCATTTTTTTCAACAACAAGTTTGACTTCTCTTCCAACCATCAAATTTGCAAGTTCCTGTTCATTTGTTTCTTTTGTGTTCATGGTCTTTATTGTCTTTCCTCTTCTCATAACAGTAACCCTATCTGAAATTTCCATAACCTCATCAAGCTTGTGACTTATAAACAGTATTGATATCCCTTGAGCTTTGAGGTTATTTATAATTTTAAAAAGTTCTCTTGTCTCTTGAGGTGTGAGCATTGCTGTAGGTTCATCAAGTATTAAAAGTCTTGCATCTCTATAAAAAGCTTTTAATATCTCCACTCTTTGTTGCATACCTACACTCAAATCTCCAACTTTTGCCTTTGGGTCAATTTCTAAATTGTATTTCTTCGAAATCTCAAGTATTTTCTTTTCAGCTTCCTGAACATTGAACCTAAAACCTTTTGGTTCAAATCCCAAAACAATATTTTCAGCTACCGTAAATACAGGTATCAACATAAAATG
Proteins encoded in this region:
- a CDS encoding pyrimidine-nucleoside phosphorylase, with the protein product MLVTEIIKKKRDGEFLSKEELEFIVNGYVKGEIPDYQMSAFLMAVYFRGMSKEELVNFTMLMAKSGKMVDLTSIEGIKVDKHSSGGIADTTTLVLIPLAASCGVKVAKMSGRGLSHTGGTIDKLESIPGFKTELSEDEFIEAVNKVGAAIVGQSESLVPADKKIYALRDVTCTVESIPLIASSIMSKKIAAGSDKIILDVKFGRGAFMKEYEKAKELANTMVEIGTLAGRETVAYVTDMNQPLGLMVGNALEVIEAIEVLKGRGHEDLKNLCVEFASEMMILAGVEKEKNLAQERAIESIEKGHALEKFKEILKNQGGNPEIVDNYSLLPQAKYTYELKCDEDMYIKDIDALKLGLCALKLGAGRQRKEDKIDYAVGIQLFGKIGDKITKNMPFAKIYANDEKRLEEAISDVKTAFEFSQQPVPKRKVIFAEITKDNVIEF
- a CDS encoding XapX domain-containing protein, which gives rise to MKVVVLSLITGFIVGAVFRLLKLPIPAPNALAGIMGIFGIFLGALFVEQILKLLTK
- a CDS encoding cytidine deaminase gives rise to the protein MKYLDRVDDTIIYFLTLAKEAQKKAYAPYSHFRVGAAVVGISGKVYTGCNIENASYPLSMCAERVALFKAISEGESKIKALYIIGPENKPISPCGACRQVIFELAKDSTIYLSNFDMTKVIETNSKELLPYGFDLKEK
- a CDS encoding ABC transporter permease is translated as MNLLSIFTNPYLWASTIAMAVPLALPAIGGTFSERAGVVNISMEGIMLISAFVSVAFSAYFHNAWLGLLAGVISGILVAYVFAWAAAKMYANQIVLGMAFNIFASGITAYLFNAIYGPEGTPFDTPKLPDVKIPIIDKIPIIGQILSGQNVMVYIMFVLVVLSQWFLFKTTVGLRLRAVGENPEAAETAGIDVVKMKYLGVILGGAFSALGGAYLSIGVLNSFSPEMSSGRGYIALAAMIFGKWTPVGSFLTSLLFGFATALSYTLQESSISKNIIMMLPYVVTILALIGIGGKSVAPAADGIPYRPKK
- a CDS encoding ABC transporter permease; translated protein: MVKKALQSILMPLIAIFISMIVGGIVILITAKQNPIYAYMALFSGAYGNLMNFATTLTNAIPLIITGLGVAIAFSSGLFNIGAEGQFWIGAIVATYLGYQIKGLPWYLHIPLIIICSMIAGALWGGLVPGLAKVYTGAHEVITTMMMSYIAIYFSHYLLEGGPMMDKGTIPQSPMIQDSAKLSILVPNTQLSSGLFIAILAVVVVYILMYKTTIGYELRAVGFNMKAARYAGINVARKLVLAMGLSGAFAGLAGAVQIMGVQYRLYDSFTSGYGYTAIVVALLANNNPIGVVVAALFLAGLSTGAQEMQMQTNISGQLADVVVGLIIFFIAIEELYRVIMEKIKTRKSKLEPVGGQE
- a CDS encoding ABC transporter ATP-binding protein, producing MEYILQVKGISKRFGNIQANDNVYLDVKKGEVHAILGENGAGKSTLMNIIYGLYAPDSGEIYFEGKKLEVKGPHEAIEKGIGMVHQHFMLIPVFTVAENIVLGFEPKGFRFNVQEAEKKILEISKKYNLEIDPKAKVGDLSVGMQQRVEILKAFYRDARLLILDEPTAMLTPQETRELFKIINNLKAQGISILFISHKLDEVMEISDRVTVMRRGKTIKTMNTKETNEQELANLMVGREVKLVVEKNEPRLGETVLKIENLSVKLKNGVEKVKDVSFEVRRGEIFGIAGVDGNGQNELVEAIVGLVQSTGKIIFNGQEIQNLPTRKRYEKGIAYIPADRQLDGLVLNFTIAENIVLKRYYKKPYSNRGFLNYKAITFEANKLIHEFDVRPPDFRLFAKNLSGGNQQKVILAREFSSSPDLLIAVQPTRGMDVGAIEYIHRKLIELRDSGKAVLLVSLELDEILNLSDRIAVMYSGRIMDILDSKTATKEEIGLLMIGKKKKEA